One part of the Rhizobium rhizogenes genome encodes these proteins:
- a CDS encoding ABC transporter ATP-binding protein — MTLLSVHSLSTHYTGGRGTVRAVDDVSLDIEAGETVALVGESGCGKSSLGKSLMRLVEPSSGRITFKGADVTAMTPSQLRGIRRRIQMIFQDPFASLNPRQTVRTILTGPLKVHGIGDRTRQREIVEAIVAQVGLPTDSLDRYPHEFSGGQRQRIGIARALVLEPELVVCDEPVSALDLSIQAQILNLLVEMKKRLSLSYLFVSHDLSVVRYFSDRVLVMYLGKIVESAPTSELWASPKHPYTRALLAAVPDPARRKQAAPISGDLPSPHDPPSGCRFHTRCPLATDLCREKAPDYTLFGKNHAVACHHAQ, encoded by the coding sequence ATGACGCTCTTGTCAGTGCATAGTCTTTCCACCCACTATACCGGCGGACGCGGCACCGTGCGCGCCGTCGATGACGTCTCGCTTGATATCGAGGCGGGCGAAACCGTGGCGCTGGTGGGTGAATCCGGCTGCGGCAAATCCTCGCTCGGCAAGTCGCTGATGCGTCTGGTCGAGCCGTCTTCCGGCAGGATCACCTTCAAGGGTGCCGATGTGACGGCAATGACGCCGTCGCAGCTGCGCGGCATACGCCGCCGCATCCAGATGATCTTTCAGGATCCCTTCGCCTCCCTCAATCCGCGACAGACGGTGCGCACCATCCTTACCGGGCCGCTGAAAGTGCACGGCATCGGCGACCGGACGCGCCAGCGGGAGATTGTTGAAGCCATCGTCGCGCAGGTCGGCCTGCCCACGGATTCGCTCGATCGTTATCCGCATGAATTTTCCGGCGGTCAGCGCCAGCGCATCGGCATTGCCCGCGCACTGGTTCTGGAACCGGAACTGGTGGTCTGCGACGAGCCGGTCTCGGCGCTCGATCTTTCGATACAGGCGCAGATCCTCAATCTTCTGGTGGAGATGAAAAAGCGGCTTTCGCTGTCCTATCTCTTCGTCTCCCACGATCTGTCCGTGGTGCGTTATTTCTCCGACCGCGTGCTGGTCATGTATCTCGGCAAGATCGTCGAAAGCGCACCGACATCGGAACTCTGGGCTTCTCCGAAGCATCCTTATACTCGCGCCCTTCTCGCTGCCGTTCCCGATCCCGCCCGCCGCAAGCAGGCGGCACCGATTTCCGGCGATCTGCCGAGCCCGCACGATCCGCCATCCGGCTGCCGGTTTCACACACGCTGCCCGCTCGCCACCGATCTCTGTCGCGAAAAAGCGCCGGATTACACCCTTTTCGGCAAAAACCACGCCGTGGCCTGCCACCATGCCCAATAA
- a CDS encoding ABC transporter permease, whose product MSNSKRILSQARRVAIQAIPTVLGIVILNFFLLQLAPGDAADVLAAEAGSATVETMAEIRSRFGLDLPVLHQLMNYLGNLAQFSLGFSPRYGMPVADLIGQRLPGTLALMGAALGIAIFVGVFLGSIMALFSGKLPDRIISIGSLIFYSVPGFWIGLMLILTFSVKLGWLPSGGDSTIGSSLTGFSAFLDRLRYIVLPALSLALYFLAIYARLTRAAMLEVKSQDYVRTARAKGVSPIRLTTRHILRNALIPITTMAGMHIGGLLGGAVVVETVFSWPGLGRLAFEAVMARDFSVLLGILLLSSLVVIIVNAAVDLLQAWLDPRIGESR is encoded by the coding sequence ATGTCGAATTCGAAACGGATTTTATCGCAGGCAAGACGGGTGGCCATTCAGGCCATTCCGACGGTTCTCGGTATCGTCATCCTGAACTTCTTCCTGCTGCAGCTGGCGCCCGGCGATGCCGCCGATGTGCTGGCAGCGGAAGCGGGTTCGGCAACCGTCGAGACCATGGCGGAAATACGCTCCCGCTTTGGACTGGATTTGCCGGTTCTGCATCAGCTGATGAACTATCTCGGCAATCTGGCCCAGTTCAGCCTTGGTTTTTCGCCGCGATACGGCATGCCGGTGGCAGACCTTATCGGCCAGCGCCTGCCCGGCACGCTTGCGCTGATGGGCGCAGCCCTTGGTATCGCGATCTTCGTCGGCGTGTTCCTCGGCTCCATCATGGCGCTCTTCTCCGGCAAGCTGCCGGACCGGATCATTTCGATTGGCTCACTGATCTTTTATTCCGTACCGGGTTTCTGGATCGGCCTGATGCTGATCCTGACCTTTTCGGTCAAGCTCGGCTGGCTTCCGTCCGGCGGTGACAGCACCATCGGCAGCAGCCTTACCGGCTTTTCAGCCTTTCTCGACAGGCTGCGTTACATCGTGCTCCCTGCCCTGTCGCTGGCGCTTTATTTTCTGGCTATTTATGCCCGCCTCACCCGCGCGGCGATGCTGGAAGTGAAATCCCAGGACTATGTGCGCACGGCGCGTGCCAAGGGCGTTTCGCCGATCAGGCTCACCACGCGCCACATCCTGCGCAACGCGCTCATCCCCATCACCACCATGGCCGGCATGCATATTGGCGGCCTGCTCGGCGGCGCCGTCGTGGTTGAAACCGTCTTCAGCTGGCCGGGCCTTGGCCGCCTCGCTTTCGAAGCCGTCATGGCACGGGATTTCAGCGTGCTGCTTGGCATTCTGCTTCTCTCCTCCCTCGTCGTCATCATCGTCAATGCGGCCGTGGACCTGTTGCAGGCATGGCTTGACCCCCGCATCGGAGAAAGCCGATGA
- a CDS encoding ABC transporter substrate-binding protein: protein MTIFNQTTRRGFLLASVALGVVSLPGLKLRAAEPASGGTATLLISSEPPVLTTIAHTAYNSVYISPKVTEGLLTYDFDLNPKPLLAKSWDVSADGLRYTFKLRPGVKWHDGKPFTSADVAFSINTIKEVHPRGRNTFLNLTSVETPDELTAVLVLSKPAPYLITALAAAETPIVPKHLYEGTKVTENPVNLAPIGTGPFKFKEWVRGSHIVFERNADYWDAPRPYLDKLIVRFIPDASARAIAIETGEIDLAPSTPVAYSDLDRLKELPSLGFETNGYQYSNSVSRVEFNLEKDVFKDVRVRRAFAHVIDRNVIFNTVNYGYGATITGPINPKLTKWFVDDLKTYPIDLKAAEALLDEAGYKRGADGIRFKLNLDYVPSTEAYPRGADYIRQALAKVGVDVTVRTQDFATYTKRIYTDRDFDFAYEGMSNLFDPTVGVQRLYWSKNFKKGVPFSNGAAYSNPKVDALLEAAAIEIDPDKRVAQWKEIQQILVEDVPAIDIVAAPEITIFNKRIADHTIGAEGVAGSLAFAHIAAS from the coding sequence ATGACTATTTTCAACCAGACGACGCGGCGAGGTTTCCTGCTGGCCTCGGTGGCGCTTGGCGTGGTGTCTTTGCCGGGGCTGAAGCTACGCGCGGCGGAGCCGGCAAGTGGTGGCACGGCCACCCTGCTCATCTCATCGGAACCGCCGGTGCTGACGACGATCGCGCATACGGCCTATAATTCCGTCTATATATCGCCAAAGGTGACCGAAGGTCTGCTGACCTATGATTTCGATCTCAATCCCAAGCCGCTGCTGGCCAAATCATGGGATGTGAGCGCGGATGGCCTGCGTTATACCTTCAAGCTGAGACCCGGCGTAAAGTGGCATGACGGCAAGCCGTTTACATCAGCCGATGTGGCTTTCTCCATCAATACCATCAAGGAAGTGCATCCGCGCGGCCGTAATACATTCCTGAACCTCACAAGCGTCGAGACGCCTGATGAGTTGACGGCGGTTCTGGTTCTTTCCAAACCAGCGCCATACCTGATAACGGCGCTCGCCGCCGCCGAAACGCCCATCGTGCCGAAACATCTCTATGAAGGTACGAAAGTCACCGAAAACCCGGTCAATCTCGCCCCCATCGGCACCGGCCCGTTCAAGTTCAAGGAGTGGGTGCGCGGCAGCCATATCGTTTTCGAGCGCAATGCCGATTATTGGGATGCGCCGCGCCCCTATCTCGACAAGCTGATCGTCCGCTTCATTCCCGACGCTTCCGCTCGCGCGATTGCCATTGAAACCGGCGAGATCGATCTCGCCCCCAGCACGCCGGTCGCCTATAGCGATCTCGACCGCTTGAAAGAGCTTCCGAGCCTCGGTTTTGAGACAAACGGCTATCAATATTCGAATTCCGTCAGCCGCGTGGAGTTCAATCTCGAAAAGGATGTGTTCAAGGATGTGCGCGTCCGTCGCGCCTTCGCGCATGTGATCGACCGCAACGTCATCTTCAACACCGTTAATTACGGTTACGGCGCGACCATCACCGGCCCGATTAATCCGAAGCTGACGAAATGGTTCGTGGATGATCTGAAAACCTATCCGATCGATCTGAAGGCCGCCGAAGCGCTTCTCGATGAGGCCGGATACAAGCGCGGTGCGGATGGCATCCGTTTCAAGCTCAATCTGGATTACGTGCCCAGCACCGAAGCCTATCCGCGCGGCGCGGATTATATTCGCCAGGCGCTGGCGAAAGTCGGCGTCGACGTGACGGTGCGCACGCAGGATTTCGCCACCTATACCAAGCGCATCTACACGGATCGCGATTTCGATTTTGCCTATGAGGGCATGAGCAATCTCTTCGATCCGACCGTCGGCGTGCAACGGCTTTATTGGTCGAAGAACTTCAAGAAGGGCGTGCCTTTCTCCAATGGTGCGGCTTACAGCAATCCGAAGGTGGATGCGCTTCTCGAAGCCGCCGCCATCGAGATCGATCCGGACAAGCGCGTTGCGCAATGGAAGGAAATCCAGCAGATCCTCGTAGAGGACGTACCGGCCATCGATATCGTTGCAGCACCAGAAATTACCATCTTCAACAAGCGTATCGCCGATCACACCATCGGCGCCGAAGGTGTGGCGGGAAGCCTCGCCTTCGCGCATATCGCCGCATCCTGA
- a CDS encoding LysR substrate-binding domain-containing protein translates to MRTEFVAPATSRAAFRLPTLSRLPPLTALRAFVVAARHASFSRAAEELHVSTAAIGQQVRILETHLGQPLFSRQRGELLLTDAGSALYPGLADAFETMIGSLSDLMVSNARPQLKVLAEGCFAARWLAPRLGSIVPALGDVELSIESIEGETFDLTHFDADCAIVATHAQIPGFIHEPLFADTVSAVCTPEFAARHELAGAPAQLRDLGFAMLRGNGLDAAFEWANWLRACRIPLRLSATGPRFSRQTALIEAILSGHGIGLARHSLISEELKNGRLIAPFGSPQPTASRYHLLTSPDRRRLPEVASLLALLREDIRSIEAAA, encoded by the coding sequence ATGAGAACGGAGTTTGTCGCTCCCGCCACGAGCCGGGCAGCTTTTCGCCTGCCCACACTTTCCCGCCTGCCGCCGCTGACCGCCTTGCGCGCCTTTGTCGTGGCCGCCCGCCATGCGAGCTTCTCGCGGGCGGCGGAGGAGCTGCATGTCTCCACCGCCGCCATCGGCCAGCAGGTCCGTATTCTCGAAACCCATCTCGGCCAGCCGCTTTTCAGTCGCCAGCGCGGTGAATTGCTGCTGACGGATGCCGGAAGCGCACTTTATCCCGGCCTTGCCGATGCTTTTGAGACCATGATCGGCAGTCTTTCCGACCTGATGGTTTCGAACGCACGACCGCAGTTGAAGGTTCTGGCGGAAGGTTGCTTTGCCGCACGCTGGCTGGCGCCGCGGCTGGGCAGCATCGTTCCGGCCCTCGGAGACGTCGAGCTTTCGATCGAATCCATCGAGGGTGAAACCTTCGATCTCACCCATTTTGATGCCGATTGCGCCATCGTCGCCACCCACGCGCAAATTCCGGGCTTCATTCACGAGCCGCTTTTCGCCGATACCGTTAGCGCTGTCTGCACTCCCGAGTTCGCAGCCCGCCATGAGCTTGCAGGCGCGCCCGCCCAATTGCGGGATCTCGGCTTTGCAATGTTGCGCGGCAATGGACTGGACGCCGCCTTCGAATGGGCGAACTGGCTGCGCGCCTGCCGCATTCCGCTCCGGCTTTCGGCAACCGGCCCGCGTTTTTCACGCCAGACGGCGCTGATAGAAGCAATCTTATCCGGCCACGGCATCGGGCTCGCGCGCCATTCGCTGATTTCGGAAGAGCTGAAAAACGGCCGTCTTATCGCCCCCTTCGGCTCACCGCAGCCGACTGCCAGCCGTTATCACCTGCTGACCAGTCCTGACAGGCGGCGGCTGCCGGAGGTCGCATCTCTACTCGCTTTGTTGCGCGAGGATATACGCTCCATCGAAGCCGCCGCCTGA
- a CDS encoding ABC transporter ATP-binding protein, whose product MSKLIEVHDLSVSFGSTQPVKGVSFDVSPGEMLAIVGESGSGKSLTALGLIGLLPSHAKTGGRVLLEGRDLLPLSERQWRGIRGRDIGMIFQEPMTSLNPVLTVGEQIIEVLRIHEKIDRHQARKRAIELLDLVNIPDAGRRVDDYPHQLSGGMRQRVMIAIGVACNPKLLIADEATTALDVTIQAQILQLLDNLRRDLNMAVILITHDLGIVAQWADRVMVMYAGRKVEEGLPEPVFSNPYHPYTRGLLAASPRAEDGQHYRDGPLIEIPGSIVSATGERGCAFRPRCPSARGFCGQFVPPLRPISEGRYAACPFVAPTSQEVSDDALVSA is encoded by the coding sequence ATGAGCAAACTGATCGAAGTCCATGATCTCTCCGTCAGCTTCGGCTCAACCCAACCGGTCAAAGGCGTCAGTTTCGATGTCAGCCCCGGCGAAATGCTGGCGATCGTCGGCGAAAGCGGCTCCGGCAAATCGCTGACGGCGCTTGGCCTGATCGGCCTCCTACCCTCCCACGCCAAGACCGGCGGCCGGGTTCTGCTCGAGGGCCGCGATCTGCTGCCGCTTTCCGAGCGGCAGTGGCGCGGCATTCGCGGCCGGGATATCGGCATGATCTTTCAGGAGCCGATGACCTCGCTCAACCCCGTGCTGACGGTCGGCGAACAGATCATCGAGGTGCTGCGCATCCATGAAAAGATCGACCGGCATCAGGCGCGCAAACGCGCCATCGAGCTGCTGGACCTCGTCAACATCCCCGATGCCGGCCGCCGGGTGGATGATTATCCGCACCAGCTTTCCGGCGGCATGCGCCAGCGTGTGATGATCGCCATCGGCGTTGCCTGCAATCCGAAACTCCTGATCGCGGACGAGGCGACGACGGCTCTTGACGTGACGATACAGGCGCAGATCCTGCAACTGCTCGACAATCTGCGCCGCGATCTCAACATGGCGGTCATCCTCATCACCCATGATCTCGGCATCGTGGCACAATGGGCAGACCGGGTGATGGTCATGTATGCCGGCCGTAAAGTGGAGGAAGGGCTGCCGGAACCGGTTTTCTCCAACCCCTACCATCCCTATACGCGCGGCCTGCTTGCCGCCTCGCCGCGCGCGGAAGACGGCCAGCATTATCGCGACGGGCCGCTCATCGAGATTCCCGGCTCCATCGTTTCCGCCACGGGCGAACGCGGTTGCGCCTTCCGGCCGCGCTGTCCGAGCGCCCGTGGTTTCTGCGGGCAGTTCGTGCCGCCGCTGAGGCCGATTTCGGAAGGCCGCTACGCCGCCTGCCCCTTCGTTGCTCCCACATCCCAGGAGGTGTCCGATGACGCTCTTGTCAGTGCATAG
- a CDS encoding acyl-CoA dehydrogenase family protein, producing MSNPKLQTTTTDNSGVPSRDEILARAKDIAAIAARDAARRERQRELPFDIFALIKEAKIGTLRVPEAKGGPGGSIADYIEVLMILGEADSNIPHALRSHFNFTENLALAPIELEDRRHLEHVLAGKLFAGASTEQGTKRPGEITTRLSADGDRYRLNGRKWYATGTAFADFGTFSAIGDDEQPIGVLIPLDRTGITILDDWDSMGQRMTASGGVLLENVEVLPHELTTRKLGTQIGRHSSAMRQLHLAASAAGAVQGALNDGVEYVLRQARTTLHSAAETANQDPFVQKMLGEISAGAFAVKTLIREAARTLDRTAAAFANGDEEAIEAALLEGSLATARTQIIASQLSLTVATNLYELGGGSATSSDRNFDRHWRNIRTVYNHNPLAHKARVIGDYYLNGTTTHLREGRVF from the coding sequence ATGTCCAATCCGAAACTACAGACAACCACCACCGACAATTCCGGCGTGCCTAGCCGTGACGAGATTCTGGCCCGGGCAAAGGACATTGCGGCTATCGCGGCCCGGGATGCCGCCCGCCGCGAGCGCCAGCGGGAACTGCCCTTCGATATCTTCGCCCTTATCAAGGAGGCAAAGATCGGCACGCTGCGTGTCCCCGAAGCCAAAGGCGGACCGGGCGGCTCGATTGCCGACTATATCGAAGTGCTGATGATCCTCGGCGAAGCCGACAGCAATATTCCGCACGCGCTTCGCAGCCATTTCAATTTCACCGAAAATCTCGCCCTTGCACCCATCGAGCTGGAGGACCGGCGGCATCTTGAACATGTCCTCGCCGGCAAGCTCTTTGCGGGCGCCAGCACCGAACAGGGCACCAAACGCCCCGGCGAGATCACCACGCGGCTGAGTGCCGATGGCGACCGCTACCGGCTGAACGGCCGCAAATGGTATGCTACCGGCACGGCCTTTGCCGATTTCGGCACCTTCAGCGCCATTGGCGATGACGAGCAGCCGATCGGCGTGCTCATCCCGCTCGATCGCACCGGCATCACCATTCTCGACGACTGGGACAGCATGGGCCAGCGCATGACGGCAAGCGGCGGTGTGCTGCTTGAAAATGTCGAGGTGCTGCCGCATGAGCTGACGACCCGCAAGCTCGGCACCCAGATCGGCCGCCACAGCTCGGCCATGCGGCAGTTGCATCTCGCCGCGTCTGCCGCCGGCGCCGTTCAGGGCGCGCTTAATGACGGTGTGGAATATGTTCTGCGCCAGGCGCGCACCACGCTTCACAGCGCTGCGGAAACCGCCAATCAGGATCCCTTCGTGCAGAAGATGCTGGGTGAAATCAGCGCCGGCGCTTTCGCCGTCAAGACGCTCATTCGCGAAGCGGCCAGAACGCTCGACCGAACGGCTGCCGCCTTTGCAAATGGTGACGAAGAGGCCATTGAGGCAGCCCTGCTGGAAGGCTCGCTTGCCACCGCCCGCACCCAGATCATCGCCTCGCAGCTTTCGCTGACCGTCGCCACCAACCTCTATGAACTCGGCGGCGGCTCGGCGACATCGAGCGACCGGAATTTCGACCGCCACTGGCGCAACATCCGCACGGTCTACAATCACAATCCGCTTGCCCACAAGGCGCGGGTGATTGGTGACTATTACCTCAATGGCACCACGACGCATCTCAGGGAAGGCCGGGTGTTCTGA
- a CDS encoding LLM class flavin-dependent oxidoreductase, whose amino-acid sequence MSRKSEKLVLNAFIYPGGHHEAAWRHPDSEPHRVTDIKLYQDIARKAEAAKLDAIFFADAPVLDANIRYAARHRLEPITMLAALAAVTEKIGFIATASTTYYEPYNLARLFASVDHISGGRVGWNIVTTSADAAAGNFNLQKHPPHADRYRQAIEFVDVVTKLWDSWEDDAIVADKESGLFAETDRIHPANHDGEFYRVRGALNVPRSPQGRPVYVQAGSSEEGRGFAAHYAEAIFTAHQTLESARSFYSDIKRRVAATGRNPAHVKILPGISPFIASTEEEARKLEASFNDLIQPAFSLGQLQRMTGIDLSSADLDQPLPIEAVEATRAQADSSRHQLVLDVIDRENPTIRQLLHRLAGGRGHKVISGTPEQVADWIETWFREGAADGFNIMPPWLNGGFDIFVDEVVPILKRRGLFREDYEGDTLRDHYGLPRPDNIYAARELQRERA is encoded by the coding sequence ATGAGCAGAAAATCCGAAAAACTGGTTCTCAATGCCTTCATTTATCCGGGCGGACATCATGAGGCGGCATGGCGGCATCCGGATTCGGAGCCGCATCGCGTCACCGATATAAAGCTCTATCAGGATATCGCCCGCAAGGCCGAAGCGGCGAAACTGGATGCCATCTTCTTTGCCGATGCGCCGGTGCTGGATGCCAATATCCGCTATGCCGCCCGCCACCGGCTGGAGCCGATCACCATGCTGGCGGCGCTTGCCGCCGTCACCGAAAAGATCGGTTTCATCGCCACGGCCTCCACCACCTATTACGAGCCATATAATCTCGCGCGGCTGTTTGCTTCCGTCGATCATATCAGCGGCGGCCGGGTTGGCTGGAACATCGTCACGACTTCGGCGGATGCGGCGGCCGGCAACTTCAATCTCCAGAAGCATCCACCGCATGCCGACCGTTACCGTCAGGCCATCGAGTTCGTCGATGTGGTGACGAAGCTCTGGGACAGCTGGGAAGACGATGCCATCGTCGCCGACAAGGAAAGCGGTCTGTTTGCCGAGACAGACCGCATCCACCCCGCCAATCACGATGGCGAATTTTATCGGGTGCGGGGCGCGCTCAACGTGCCGCGTTCACCCCAGGGCCGGCCGGTCTATGTGCAGGCAGGCTCCTCGGAGGAGGGCCGTGGTTTTGCGGCTCACTATGCTGAGGCAATCTTTACCGCGCATCAGACTCTGGAGAGTGCGCGGTCTTTTTATTCTGACATCAAGAGACGTGTTGCTGCCACGGGGCGCAACCCCGCCCATGTGAAAATCCTGCCGGGCATCAGCCCCTTCATCGCCTCCACCGAAGAGGAGGCGCGCAAACTTGAGGCCTCCTTCAACGATCTCATCCAGCCGGCCTTCTCGCTCGGGCAATTGCAGCGCATGACAGGCATAGACCTGTCATCGGCCGATCTTGACCAGCCGCTGCCGATAGAGGCCGTCGAAGCGACACGCGCGCAGGCGGATAGCAGCCGACACCAGCTGGTCCTCGATGTCATTGACCGGGAAAATCCGACGATCCGGCAATTGCTGCACCGGCTTGCCGGCGGGCGGGGCCACAAGGTGATTTCCGGAACGCCGGAACAGGTGGCGGACTGGATAGAGACCTGGTTCCGCGAAGGCGCAGCCGATGGTTTCAACATCATGCCGCCATGGCTGAATGGCGGGTTCGATATCTTCGTGGATGAGGTGGTGCCGATCCTGAAACGGCGTGGCCTGTTCCGCGAGGATTACGAGGGCGATACGCTGCGCGACCATTATGGCCTGCCACGGCCGGATAATATCTACGCGGCCAGAGAGTTGCAAAGGGAACGCGCCTGA
- a CDS encoding ABC transporter permease, with amino-acid sequence MNSSHTTAVLNTAELGAEETNPKPKKPEEKAWPYIHAPDALSARSVSVPRRGLRRELKIFLTNPNAIVGLLFLATVIVTALIAPLIYPGDPLEMVARPFLWPGQNAAYPLGTDSMGRDVLAGIVHGARISLTVGVVATLIGLTIGIAVGAFAGYFGGVIDDILVKLIEIFQTLPNFVLLVVLVAIAQPSVTTVTSAIGIITWPLVARLTRAEFRAIREKDYVLAARSLGYGHARIVFQEILPNALPPIIVTSSVMVAGAILMEAALSFMGLGDPNRVSWGSMIGSGRDVIRTAWYLTALPGLAIVFTVISLNLISDGLNDALNPRFSEERR; translated from the coding sequence ATGAATTCCTCCCACACGACAGCGGTTCTCAACACGGCCGAACTTGGCGCTGAAGAGACCAATCCCAAACCGAAAAAGCCGGAAGAAAAGGCCTGGCCTTATATCCATGCCCCGGATGCGCTTTCGGCCCGCTCCGTCTCCGTGCCGCGACGTGGACTGCGGCGCGAACTGAAAATCTTCCTCACCAATCCCAATGCCATCGTCGGGCTGCTGTTTCTCGCCACCGTCATCGTCACCGCACTGATCGCCCCGTTGATCTATCCCGGCGATCCCCTGGAAATGGTGGCCCGCCCGTTCCTGTGGCCGGGCCAGAATGCAGCCTATCCGCTCGGAACCGATTCCATGGGCCGGGATGTTCTGGCCGGCATCGTGCATGGCGCGCGCATTTCGCTCACCGTCGGTGTCGTGGCAACGCTGATCGGGCTCACCATCGGCATCGCGGTTGGCGCCTTCGCCGGTTATTTCGGCGGCGTCATTGATGATATCCTCGTCAAGCTCATCGAAATCTTCCAGACCTTGCCAAATTTCGTGCTCTTGGTGGTGCTGGTCGCCATCGCCCAGCCGTCTGTCACCACGGTCACGTCAGCCATCGGCATCATCACCTGGCCGCTCGTTGCGCGTCTTACCCGTGCGGAATTCCGCGCCATCCGCGAAAAGGACTATGTGCTCGCCGCGCGCAGCCTCGGTTATGGCCATGCCCGCATCGTGTTTCAGGAAATCCTGCCCAATGCGCTGCCACCGATCATCGTCACCTCATCCGTCATGGTGGCGGGCGCGATTCTCATGGAAGCAGCGCTGTCCTTCATGGGGCTTGGCGATCCCAACCGTGTCTCCTGGGGTTCGATGATCGGTTCCGGCCGTGATGTCATCCGCACGGCCTGGTATCTGACCGCCCTTCCCGGTCTTGCCATCGTCTTCACCGTCATTTCGCTGAACCTCATCAGCGATGGCCTCAACGATGCGCTCAACCCTCGTTTTTCGGAGGAACGCCGATGA
- a CDS encoding aldo/keto reductase, whose product MVDYRYLGRSALKVSPLSLGTMMFGGPTPDDVAFRIIDKAREQGINFIDTADVYHDGKSEEVVGRGIKSTRDHWVLATKFVNSHTKGPNLGGHSRKWVIETVENSLRRLNTDYIDILYFHRAVFDAPLEEPVRAIADLIRAGKLRYFGVSNFRGWRIAEISHLADQLGIDRPVASQPLYNIVNRTAEAEQLPAANHYGLGVVSYSPLARGVLTGKYQPGEQPGADTRVGRGDKRVLETEWRPESVEIAQKVAAHAASKGVSAADFALAWVLNNKFVTAAITGPRTEEHWNGYIRALDVKIDAEDEALVDSLVTTGHPSTPGFNDPSHPVEGRVPRNLEAAHRPALKPRAVA is encoded by the coding sequence ATGGTCGACTATCGCTATCTCGGACGCAGCGCGCTGAAAGTTTCACCGCTGAGCCTCGGCACGATGATGTTTGGAGGCCCGACACCGGATGACGTGGCCTTCCGCATCATCGACAAGGCACGCGAACAGGGCATCAACTTCATCGACACCGCCGATGTCTATCACGACGGCAAGTCGGAAGAGGTCGTTGGCCGCGGCATCAAGTCCACGCGCGATCACTGGGTTCTGGCGACGAAATTCGTCAATTCCCATACCAAGGGCCCGAACCTTGGCGGCCATTCGCGCAAATGGGTGATCGAGACCGTCGAAAATTCGCTGCGCCGCCTCAACACCGACTATATCGACATCCTCTATTTCCACCGCGCCGTCTTCGATGCGCCGCTGGAAGAGCCGGTGCGCGCCATCGCCGATCTCATCCGCGCCGGCAAGCTGCGCTATTTCGGCGTTTCGAATTTCCGCGGCTGGCGCATCGCCGAGATTTCGCATCTGGCCGACCAGCTCGGCATCGACCGGCCGGTTGCCAGCCAGCCACTCTACAACATCGTCAACCGCACGGCCGAAGCCGAGCAGCTGCCGGCGGCCAATCATTATGGCCTTGGTGTCGTGTCCTATTCACCGCTCGCGCGCGGCGTACTGACCGGCAAATATCAGCCGGGCGAACAGCCGGGTGCCGATACCCGCGTTGGCCGGGGCGACAAGCGCGTTCTGGAAACGGAATGGCGTCCGGAATCGGTTGAAATCGCCCAGAAGGTCGCGGCCCATGCCGCTTCAAAGGGCGTTTCGGCGGCGGATTTCGCGCTCGCCTGGGTGCTGAACAACAAATTCGTCACCGCCGCCATCACCGGCCCGCGCACCGAAGAGCACTGGAACGGCTATATCCGCGCCCTCGATGTGAAAATCGATGCCGAAGATGAAGCACTGGTCGACAGCCTTGTGACAACAGGCCATCCCTCGACACCCGGTTTCAACGATCCGAGCCATCCCGTCGAAGGCCGCGTGCCGCGCAATCTCGAGGCCGCACACCGCCCGGCACTCAAGCCGCGCGCGGTCGCCTGA